A window from Sphingobacterium hotanense encodes these proteins:
- a CDS encoding pentapeptide repeat-containing protein, with protein sequence MEKEYFEDQTFDQTSITEVPLTQAHYDYCQFKGCNLEQYDLSDYKFTECTFIDCNLSLANLSGCSIQDVKFQNCKLMGLHFETCNPFNISFTFKDCILDHSSFYKLKIKKTNFHGSRLQEVDFESADLSLADFSDTDLSMANFTQTNLEKANFLTATNYSIDPDSNKIKGAKFSLQGLPGLLEKHQIKIQY encoded by the coding sequence ATGGAAAAGGAATACTTCGAAGATCAAACCTTCGACCAAACTAGCATTACGGAAGTTCCCCTAACACAAGCACATTACGATTACTGCCAATTCAAGGGCTGCAATTTAGAACAATATGACTTGAGCGATTACAAGTTCACAGAATGTACTTTCATCGATTGCAATCTGAGCTTGGCGAACCTGAGCGGCTGTAGCATACAAGACGTCAAATTCCAAAACTGCAAATTGATGGGATTACATTTCGAAACCTGCAATCCCTTCAACATCTCCTTTACGTTCAAAGATTGTATTCTCGACCACAGTAGCTTTTACAAGCTTAAGATAAAGAAAACCAACTTCCATGGCAGTCGTCTACAAGAAGTAGATTTCGAAAGTGCTGACCTCAGTCTTGCCGACTTTAGCGACACAGACCTGAGCATGGCAAACTTTACGCAAACCAACCTCGAGAAAGCCAACTTCCTGACAGCAACAAACTATAGCATCGATCCGGACAGCAATAAGATTAAAGGGGCTAAATTTAGTCTTCAGGGATTACCGGGCCTTCTAGAAAAGCATCAGATCAAAATTCAATATTAA
- a CDS encoding Crp/Fnr family transcriptional regulator, which produces MEIFKFVYQHPLFEAADLELISKEHQRVELKKGDYLLKKDQIANCYSIVESGLIRTYLYDYEGNEITTGFTGTNEVAIEVASLFQRIPTQEYMQCLTDCVLWQIDYDHFQELFHQIPAMREWGRAWMAFELYLSKKRATEMITEPATQRYLHLMQEKPQIIQQAPLKHIASYLGVTDTSLSRIRKEIMHA; this is translated from the coding sequence ATGGAAATCTTCAAATTCGTATATCAGCATCCGCTATTCGAAGCCGCTGATTTAGAACTAATCAGCAAGGAACATCAACGTGTGGAACTGAAAAAAGGAGACTATCTTTTGAAGAAAGATCAAATCGCAAATTGTTACTCCATCGTTGAATCGGGGCTTATACGCACTTACCTCTATGATTACGAAGGCAATGAAATTACTACAGGATTTACCGGCACCAATGAGGTGGCCATAGAGGTTGCATCGCTATTCCAACGGATTCCAACCCAAGAATATATGCAATGCCTGACGGATTGTGTACTTTGGCAAATTGATTACGATCATTTTCAAGAGCTTTTCCATCAAATCCCTGCCATGCGCGAATGGGGCCGCGCTTGGATGGCGTTCGAACTCTATCTTTCAAAGAAAAGAGCAACGGAAATGATTACAGAACCTGCTACACAACGATACTTGCATCTTATGCAAGAGAAACCGCAGATCATTCAGCAAGCGCCACTTAAGCATATCGCCTCCTATCTGGGAGTAACTGATACTTCCCTAAGCCGAATTCGCAAAGAAATCATGCACGCCTAA
- a CDS encoding RluA family pseudouridine synthase: MEGNTRHLHRFTEDISTIELPDAFTYPFFYEPHPLSMLAAEQVQHYLAAQNDFQHNFGLQEDMPGLVIGKMFGVLVVEDQEGKLGFLAAVSGKLAGTNQNQYFVPPIFDMLDPDGFFIQEENIINAINRRIDELSANPNIQIFRESLVSTQQENDALLFDLRKFHKTNKAERKRVRERAKLELDEVAYNVLAEDLIKQSYRDQHEYDVAKQACREKLQKQEDQLQQLLQAIDDLKNERKRRSADLQQRLFDQYRFLNAEGETKSVLNIFQEHINMPPPAGAGECAAPKLLQYAYQQQLKPIALAEFWWGASPASEVRKHKQYYPSCRGKCEPILGHMLEGLRVDPNPMLQNPAADKELEFIYEDDDIIVVNKPAEFLSVPGINVQDSVQQRIERMYPDIKSPIIIHRLDMSTSGILVLAKNKEAHQIIQDQFIQHTVNKRYTALLEGIIEDVEGVIDLPLRVDLEDRPRQMVCYEYGKAARTEYKVVAIEGNRTRIHYFPLTGRTHQLRVHSAHVKGLNAPIVGDDLYGNRADRLHLHAGFISFKHPKSGELMHFEVADPF; the protein is encoded by the coding sequence ATGGAAGGCAATACAAGACATCTACATCGCTTCACGGAAGATATATCTACAATTGAATTGCCGGATGCCTTTACCTATCCTTTCTTTTATGAACCTCATCCATTAAGTATGCTCGCTGCGGAACAAGTTCAGCATTATTTAGCAGCTCAAAACGATTTTCAACACAATTTCGGGCTTCAAGAAGATATGCCGGGCTTGGTCATTGGTAAGATGTTCGGTGTCTTGGTCGTAGAGGACCAGGAGGGCAAGCTGGGCTTTCTGGCAGCTGTTTCAGGAAAGCTCGCCGGAACCAATCAGAACCAATATTTTGTACCTCCTATTTTTGACATGTTAGACCCCGACGGATTTTTCATCCAGGAGGAAAATATCATCAATGCAATCAATCGTCGTATCGACGAGCTGTCGGCAAACCCAAACATCCAAATCTTTAGGGAGAGTTTGGTTTCAACGCAACAGGAAAATGATGCACTCTTATTCGACTTACGCAAGTTTCATAAGACAAATAAAGCCGAACGCAAGCGCGTCCGAGAGCGGGCGAAACTAGAACTAGACGAAGTCGCTTATAACGTCCTTGCTGAAGATCTCATCAAGCAAAGTTATCGCGATCAGCATGAATACGATGTTGCAAAACAAGCATGTAGAGAGAAATTACAGAAGCAGGAAGACCAACTGCAGCAATTATTACAGGCGATTGATGATTTAAAAAACGAGCGGAAGCGACGTTCCGCAGATTTACAACAACGATTATTTGATCAATACCGTTTCTTGAATGCAGAAGGTGAAACCAAGTCGGTCCTAAATATATTTCAAGAGCATATCAACATGCCACCACCTGCTGGCGCGGGAGAATGTGCTGCTCCAAAACTGTTACAATATGCCTATCAACAGCAGTTGAAACCAATCGCATTAGCAGAATTCTGGTGGGGTGCATCGCCAGCCTCAGAAGTCAGAAAACATAAGCAATACTATCCTTCCTGCCGAGGGAAGTGTGAACCTATTTTAGGGCATATGCTTGAGGGTTTAAGAGTCGACCCCAATCCGATGTTACAGAATCCTGCAGCGGATAAGGAATTGGAATTCATTTATGAAGACGATGATATCATTGTAGTCAACAAGCCGGCAGAATTCTTATCGGTGCCAGGGATCAATGTACAGGATAGCGTGCAACAGCGAATTGAACGTATGTATCCCGACATCAAGAGTCCTATTATCATCCATCGTCTCGATATGTCTACTTCGGGAATCCTGGTGCTAGCAAAAAATAAAGAAGCGCATCAAATTATACAAGATCAGTTTATACAGCATACGGTCAACAAACGCTATACCGCCCTATTGGAAGGAATTATCGAAGATGTTGAAGGTGTCATCGACCTTCCGCTCCGCGTTGATTTAGAAGATAGACCGCGACAAATGGTCTGCTATGAATATGGCAAAGCTGCAAGAACGGAATATAAAGTCGTTGCTATCGAAGGCAATCGCACCAGAATACATTATTTCCCATTGACCGGAAGAACACATCAGTTGCGTGTGCATTCTGCACATGTCAAGGGCCTGAATGCCCCGATCGTCGGAGATGATCTCTATGGGAACCGAGCCGACCGATTACATCTGCATGCAGGCTTCATCAGCTTTAAGCACCCAAAATCCGGCGAACTCATGCATTTTGAAGTTGCGGACCCATTTTAG
- a CDS encoding aldo/keto reductase — MENKRQIANSDLFIEPIIFGGNVFGWTLNEGQSFEILDRFVDLGFNAIDTANNYSHWVPGNKGGESETIIGNWLKKRSKRDDLILMTKVGGRFGYDSKPNTKASYIKEQVELSLQRMQTDYIDLYQTHYDDVETPIEETLRAYEDLIKEGKVRYIGASNFTAERLTESLATADHLNLPKYVSLQPEYNLYDREKYEQEFEVIAAQNDLAVIPYYSLASGFLSGKYLSDDDFSKSARGEGIQKRYWNERGQRIVKALSEVSAAYRTSSSAVALAWLLARPSITAPIASATKEDHLQSFVAAVQLRLGEDAIQKLNEASTY, encoded by the coding sequence ATGGAAAACAAACGTCAAATTGCAAATTCAGATTTATTTATTGAGCCTATTATTTTTGGTGGAAATGTCTTCGGATGGACACTCAACGAAGGGCAATCTTTTGAAATATTAGATCGCTTCGTCGATTTAGGGTTCAATGCGATTGATACGGCTAATAATTACTCGCATTGGGTGCCTGGGAATAAAGGTGGAGAATCAGAGACGATCATCGGGAATTGGTTAAAGAAGCGCAGTAAGCGTGATGATCTCATTCTGATGACGAAAGTAGGTGGCCGATTTGGTTATGATTCGAAGCCAAATACAAAAGCATCTTACATCAAAGAGCAGGTTGAGCTATCGCTACAACGAATGCAAACGGATTATATTGACTTATACCAAACGCACTACGACGATGTTGAAACTCCCATAGAGGAGACTTTAAGAGCGTATGAAGATTTAATAAAGGAAGGGAAGGTCAGATATATCGGTGCTTCGAATTTTACGGCAGAACGCCTAACAGAGAGTTTAGCGACAGCAGATCATTTGAATCTACCGAAGTATGTTTCCTTGCAACCAGAATATAATCTTTATGATCGTGAAAAATATGAACAGGAGTTTGAGGTAATCGCTGCACAAAACGATCTTGCGGTAATTCCATATTATTCGCTTGCAAGCGGTTTTTTGAGCGGGAAGTATCTTTCTGATGACGATTTCAGTAAATCCGCAAGAGGCGAGGGGATACAAAAGCGCTATTGGAACGAGCGTGGCCAACGTATTGTGAAAGCCTTGTCAGAGGTTTCTGCGGCTTATCGTACGTCTTCTTCAGCAGTTGCTTTAGCTTGGCTGCTCGCACGACCATCCATCACTGCCCCAATCGCAAGTGCTACAAAAGAGGATCATTTGCAATCCTTTGTTGCTGCAGTGCAGCTCAGGCTAGGGGAGGATGCAATCCAAAAACTCAACGAAGCAAGTACTTATTAA
- a CDS encoding Dps family protein, with amino-acid sequence MKTNIGLKEKDTAAVASMLNRLLADENVLYIKVRNAHWNVEGPDFHAQHLFFETIYDELAELIDEVAERVRAIGHYAIGTMKEFLEVTQLTEMKYKKNDSQGFIKELLNDFESLIITLREDIKLAEDHGDSGTEDFLVGILEKHEKTAWMLRAHVS; translated from the coding sequence ATGAAAACAAATATTGGTTTAAAAGAAAAGGACACTGCTGCAGTTGCCAGCATGTTGAACAGATTATTGGCAGACGAGAATGTTTTATATATCAAAGTAAGAAATGCGCATTGGAATGTGGAAGGACCTGATTTTCATGCTCAGCATTTGTTCTTCGAGACTATTTATGATGAGCTGGCAGAATTGATTGATGAAGTTGCGGAGCGCGTTCGTGCTATTGGCCATTACGCAATCGGTACGATGAAGGAATTTTTGGAAGTTACACAGCTAACAGAAATGAAGTACAAGAAGAATGATAGCCAGGGATTTATAAAAGAGTTATTGAACGATTTCGAGAGCTTGATTATTACACTTCGTGAAGATATTAAGTTAGCGGAAGATCATGGAGATTCAGGAACCGAAGATTTCTTAGTAGGAATTTTGGAAAAACATGAGAAAACAGCATGGATGCTGCGCGCTCATGTAAGCTAA
- a CDS encoding ZIP family metal transporter: MIDNLIAYFETLNPIVAALIAGLFTWGVTALGAASVFLFKGVNKKLLNGMLGFTGGVMIAASFWSLLAPAIEMSEGESFEKVMPAAIGFLLGALFIFGLDKLMPHLHLNFLKTEGPKSSLHRTTLLTIAIALHNIPEGLAVGVLFGGAAAGHSEATIAGAILLAMGIGLQNFPEGIAVSMPLRRMGLSRRKSFQYGQMSAIVEPIFAVLGAWAVAFFIPILPYALAFAAGAMIFVVIEEVIPETQQEEHSDIPMLGFVLGFVVMMVLDVALG, from the coding sequence ATGATTGATAACCTGATAGCTTACTTTGAAACCCTAAATCCTATTGTTGCAGCATTGATTGCTGGTCTTTTTACCTGGGGCGTAACTGCTTTGGGTGCGGCTAGTGTGTTTTTATTTAAAGGCGTTAATAAGAAATTGTTAAACGGTATGCTGGGGTTTACTGGCGGAGTAATGATAGCTGCCAGTTTCTGGAGTCTTTTAGCTCCGGCTATTGAAATGAGCGAGGGGGAGAGTTTTGAGAAGGTCATGCCGGCAGCAATTGGATTTCTGTTGGGCGCTCTTTTTATTTTCGGACTGGACAAACTGATGCCGCACTTGCACTTGAACTTTTTAAAAACCGAAGGTCCGAAGTCGTCTTTGCATAGAACAACATTGCTTACCATTGCAATAGCTTTACACAATATTCCCGAGGGTTTAGCAGTAGGTGTCCTGTTTGGTGGTGCTGCTGCTGGACATTCTGAAGCAACTATCGCCGGCGCTATCTTACTCGCTATGGGAATCGGATTGCAGAACTTCCCGGAAGGAATTGCTGTTTCCATGCCATTGCGTAGAATGGGATTGTCGAGAAGAAAAAGTTTCCAATATGGACAGATGTCGGCAATTGTAGAGCCAATTTTCGCAGTACTAGGCGCATGGGCTGTGGCCTTCTTTATTCCTATTCTTCCATATGCGTTAGCTTTTGCGGCAGGCGCTATGATCTTCGTCGTAATCGAAGAGGTAATCCCTGAGACGCAACAGGAAGAACATTCGGATATTCCTATGCTCGGATTTGTTTTAGGATTTGTGGTGATGATGGTATTAGATGTGGCACTAGGTTAA
- a CDS encoding tetratricopeptide repeat protein: protein MNLRKSILFAGVLFAAGTTTVMAQSGNIKKAKTNYTKFEELKAANTAALGKGNLTSAQEAIDAAVVHEKTQNDPEAWTVYSLVYANIANLDKNAEAATKAIEGIKKATELDTDKKHAENIKAAGQTLGQFRFNEGVAAWDKQDYQTAYKEFTGALDYLPGDTTLTYYSGLAAVQNKDYDNAIARYKALVPVKEYSAHKSIMIDLPKLYLSKQDTAAALASAAEAVAAYPNDNGAVVQNIELNLITGNEAKVVSDIEAQIAKDASNKNLHYYLGLAYSTSGQPEKALESYKKALEIDPNYLEANTNAAVVIMNSGRDELIALNDDKSLQPKDYNAKVAALKEKIGRALPYLQKSVEADPKNVDALRNLKNFYDFMQDEAKSTETQAKIDALN from the coding sequence ATGAATCTAAGAAAATCCATATTATTCGCAGGAGTTCTTTTTGCAGCCGGTACAACGACTGTCATGGCTCAATCGGGTAATATCAAAAAAGCGAAAACCAACTATACGAAATTCGAAGAGTTGAAAGCTGCAAATACAGCTGCTTTAGGTAAAGGTAATTTAACTTCAGCTCAAGAAGCAATCGACGCCGCTGTTGTTCACGAGAAAACGCAAAACGATCCAGAAGCTTGGACTGTATATTCTTTAGTATATGCTAATATTGCAAACCTTGATAAAAATGCCGAAGCTGCAACAAAAGCAATTGAAGGTATCAAGAAAGCAACAGAACTAGATACGGATAAAAAACACGCAGAAAATATCAAAGCGGCTGGTCAAACTTTAGGTCAGTTCCGTTTCAATGAAGGTGTTGCTGCTTGGGATAAACAAGACTACCAAACAGCATACAAAGAGTTCACTGGTGCATTAGACTATTTACCAGGTGATACTACATTGACGTACTATTCTGGTTTAGCAGCTGTGCAAAATAAAGATTACGACAATGCTATCGCTCGCTACAAAGCTTTAGTACCTGTGAAAGAATATTCAGCTCACAAATCAATCATGATTGATTTGCCTAAGCTTTATTTATCGAAACAAGATACTGCTGCGGCATTAGCATCTGCTGCTGAAGCGGTTGCTGCTTATCCTAACGATAATGGTGCTGTTGTTCAGAACATCGAATTGAACTTGATTACTGGAAATGAAGCAAAGGTAGTATCTGATATCGAAGCGCAAATCGCTAAGGATGCATCTAATAAAAACTTGCATTACTACTTAGGATTAGCATACAGCACTTCAGGTCAGCCTGAGAAAGCTTTAGAGTCCTACAAGAAAGCTTTAGAGATTGATCCGAATTATTTAGAAGCTAATACAAACGCTGCTGTTGTTATTATGAACAGCGGTCGCGATGAGTTGATTGCATTAAACGACGATAAATCATTGCAACCAAAAGACTATAATGCTAAAGTTGCAGCATTGAAAGAGAAAATCGGTCGTGCATTGCCTTACTTGCAAAAATCTGTAGAAGCAGATCCGAAGAATGTTGATGCATTGCGCAACTTGAAAAACTTCTATGATTTCATGCAAGACGAAGCTAAATCTACTGAGACTCAAGCCAAGATTGACGCATTGAATTAA
- a CDS encoding tetratricopeptide repeat protein, whose protein sequence is MKNKNNFIISSLSVLLALSANSAFAQSNYKEASNAFALYTQTGAIKNLENAKKQLDNIYKTAKDSSKTRVNVLRAMVMSSIAYADSARTIKTDKDPIDLTYQTLGRIREKDREGYPGEISYVKQNLAAALIKRANKSLQGQKYDAAYNDFLKVDELNANNEDVTYNLAVLANKAGKSEDAVKFYKKIIESGNATEQQYLELAALYDKLGESQLNLTTLENARTKYGENKEILFQLIQEYASVKAYDAIVPIADQAIKMEPDNVELNYLAGYANENANNIPAAKAFYEKVLELDPNNYESNLALGLIYLKDFLSDTENHEAQYNAQNFLLKANEIKPYEINALKSLAMFYEKADDAEQLDRVNLLLNQLTN, encoded by the coding sequence ATGAAGAACAAGAATAATTTCATTATTTCATCCTTATCTGTGCTGTTAGCTTTATCAGCTAACAGTGCTTTTGCGCAATCGAACTATAAAGAGGCGAGCAATGCTTTTGCGTTATACACGCAGACCGGCGCGATCAAAAATCTTGAGAATGCGAAAAAGCAGTTAGATAATATCTACAAGACTGCTAAAGACTCCTCAAAAACACGCGTCAATGTATTGCGTGCAATGGTGATGAGTTCTATTGCCTACGCCGATTCTGCGAGAACAATCAAGACGGATAAAGACCCTATTGATTTAACGTATCAGACCTTAGGAAGAATTCGTGAGAAGGATCGCGAAGGCTATCCAGGCGAGATTAGTTATGTAAAACAAAACTTAGCTGCCGCGTTGATCAAACGTGCGAATAAGTCTTTGCAAGGTCAGAAGTACGATGCTGCATACAATGATTTCTTGAAAGTAGATGAGCTGAATGCAAATAATGAGGATGTGACCTACAATCTTGCTGTCTTAGCTAACAAAGCGGGTAAGTCTGAGGACGCTGTTAAATTCTACAAGAAGATTATTGAGAGTGGCAATGCTACGGAACAGCAATATTTAGAATTGGCAGCTCTTTACGATAAGCTAGGTGAAAGCCAGTTAAATCTAACGACCTTAGAAAATGCGCGTACGAAATACGGAGAAAATAAAGAAATCTTGTTTCAGTTGATTCAGGAATATGCATCTGTTAAAGCTTATGATGCCATTGTTCCAATTGCTGATCAAGCAATCAAGATGGAGCCGGATAACGTAGAGCTGAATTACCTTGCTGGCTATGCGAATGAAAATGCAAACAATATTCCGGCAGCAAAAGCGTTTTACGAAAAGGTGCTAGAACTGGATCCAAATAATTATGAATCTAATTTAGCATTAGGTTTAATCTACTTGAAAGACTTTTTGAGTGACACAGAGAATCATGAAGCGCAATACAATGCGCAGAACTTTCTGTTAAAAGCAAACGAAATCAAACCTTACGAGATCAACGCACTCAAATCATTAGCGATGTTCTATGAGAAAGCTGATGATGCGGAGCAGTTAGATCGTGTAAATTTACTTTTGAACCAACTTACAAATTAA
- the gyrA gene encoding DNA gyrase subunit A, with translation MAEETENENNLVPAENRIVPINIEDQMKAAYIDYSMSVIVSRALPDARDGLKPVHRRVLYGMLDLGVTSGKPYKKSARIVGDVLGKYHPHGDLSVYDTMVRMAQNWSLRYPLVDGQGNYGSVDGDPPAAMRYTEARLRKIAEELLADINKDTVDFQLNFDDSLTEPTVLPTRIPNLLVNGSSGIAVGMATNMAPHNLTEVIDGTIAYIDNREIEISELMTYVKGPDFPTGGLIYGYHGVREAFETGRGRVVMRARAEIETTKSGKEVIIVTEIPYQVNKSDMIKRTADLIHEKKIEGISEIRDESTKEIRIIYEIKRDANANVVLNNLYKYTSLQTSFSVNNIALVKGRPMLMNLKDMIHEFVEHRHDVVIRRTKFELAEAEKRAHILEGYLIALDHLDEVIKLIRASDTPEDARVGLMERFGLSDIQARAILDMTLRRLTGLERDKIKEEYAELMKTIEYLKEVLADEGLRMKIIKDELLEVQEKYGDERRSEIVHSAEDMRMEDFIDDEEVVITISHNSYVKRTPLTEYRRQGRGGKGAIGSSTRDEDFTEHIITASAHNYLLLFTEAGRCFWLRAFEIPEGSRTSKGRALQNIINIPKDEKIKAYINVKNLKDQEYLENNFIIMCTKKGTIKKTSLEAYSRPRANGINAININEGDQLLEATLTSGTSEIVMALRSGRAIRFNEETVRPMGRTATGVRGITLASETDEVVGMISVNDQETTVLVVSEKGYGKRTDIEDYRITNRGGKGVKTINVTEKTGELVAIKGVTDENDLMIINKSGIVIRIGVESLRVMGRATQGVRLITLKDNDEIASITKVDHQDEEEETLIEGSEENTTENDSSSAENEEQE, from the coding sequence ATGGCTGAAGAAACAGAAAACGAAAACAACTTAGTACCTGCGGAAAACAGGATTGTCCCTATCAATATTGAAGATCAAATGAAAGCTGCCTACATCGATTACTCGATGTCGGTTATCGTTTCGCGTGCTCTTCCTGATGCACGTGATGGGCTGAAACCTGTACACCGCCGTGTATTGTATGGTATGTTGGACTTGGGGGTAACTAGCGGAAAACCATATAAGAAATCTGCTCGTATTGTTGGGGATGTTTTAGGTAAGTATCACCCACATGGTGACTTGTCGGTTTATGATACGATGGTCCGCATGGCTCAGAACTGGTCATTGCGCTATCCATTGGTTGACGGACAGGGTAACTACGGTTCTGTCGATGGGGATCCACCAGCAGCAATGCGTTATACCGAAGCTCGTCTTCGCAAGATCGCCGAAGAGCTGTTGGCAGATATCAACAAGGATACCGTCGATTTCCAATTGAACTTCGACGACTCTTTAACCGAGCCTACTGTTCTTCCAACTCGTATTCCTAATCTTTTGGTCAATGGATCTTCAGGTATCGCTGTAGGTATGGCGACCAATATGGCGCCACATAACCTAACAGAGGTTATCGATGGTACCATCGCATATATCGACAACCGTGAGATCGAAATCTCCGAGTTGATGACTTATGTCAAAGGGCCGGACTTCCCTACCGGTGGGTTAATCTACGGATACCACGGTGTGAGAGAGGCTTTTGAAACAGGTCGCGGTCGTGTGGTAATGCGTGCAAGAGCGGAAATCGAAACAACGAAATCTGGTAAAGAGGTTATTATCGTAACGGAGATTCCTTATCAGGTGAATAAATCAGATATGATCAAACGTACAGCTGATTTGATTCACGAAAAGAAAATTGAAGGTATCTCAGAGATTCGTGATGAGTCGACGAAAGAGATCCGTATTATCTATGAAATTAAAAGGGATGCCAATGCCAATGTGGTATTGAATAACCTTTATAAATATACTTCATTACAAACGTCATTCTCTGTAAACAACATTGCCCTAGTAAAAGGACGTCCAATGTTGATGAACTTGAAGGACATGATCCACGAGTTTGTGGAACACCGCCATGACGTTGTAATCAGACGTACGAAATTCGAGCTTGCTGAAGCTGAAAAACGTGCGCATATCTTAGAAGGTTATCTAATCGCATTAGATCACTTAGATGAAGTAATTAAGTTAATCCGTGCTTCGGATACTCCTGAAGACGCTCGCGTAGGCTTAATGGAACGCTTCGGCCTTTCGGATATTCAAGCTCGTGCGATCCTGGATATGACCTTACGCAGGTTGACTGGACTAGAGCGCGATAAGATTAAAGAAGAGTATGCGGAATTAATGAAAACTATTGAATACTTAAAAGAAGTATTGGCTGATGAAGGTCTTCGTATGAAGATCATTAAAGACGAGCTTCTTGAAGTTCAAGAGAAATATGGCGATGAACGTCGTTCGGAGATTGTTCACTCGGCAGAAGATATGCGTATGGAAGACTTCATCGATGATGAGGAAGTTGTCATTACGATATCTCATAACAGCTATGTTAAGCGTACTCCGCTTACTGAATACCGTCGTCAAGGTCGTGGTGGTAAAGGTGCAATTGGTTCCTCTACGCGCGACGAAGACTTTACGGAGCACATTATTACGGCTTCTGCTCACAACTACCTATTGTTGTTTACAGAAGCTGGTCGTTGTTTCTGGCTGCGTGCTTTCGAAATCCCTGAGGGAAGTAGAACTTCGAAAGGTAGAGCACTACAGAACATCATCAATATTCCAAAAGACGAGAAAATCAAGGCATACATCAATGTGAAGAACTTGAAAGATCAGGAGTATCTGGAGAATAACTTCATCATTATGTGTACTAAGAAAGGTACCATCAAGAAGACTTCTCTTGAAGCTTACTCACGTCCAAGAGCAAACGGTATCAACGCAATCAACATCAACGAAGGCGACCAGCTATTGGAAGCAACATTGACTTCGGGTACTAGCGAGATCGTTATGGCTTTACGTTCGGGACGTGCAATCCGCTTCAACGAAGAAACGGTTAGACCGATGGGTAGAACTGCAACTGGAGTACGCGGAATCACGCTTGCAAGTGAAACAGACGAGGTTGTTGGCATGATTAGTGTGAATGATCAAGAGACAACTGTATTAGTTGTTTCGGAAAAAGGATACGGAAAACGTACGGATATTGAAGACTACCGTATCACCAACCGCGGTGGTAAAGGTGTGAAAACAATCAACGTAACGGAAAAAACTGGTGAGTTGGTTGCTATTAAAGGCGTTACTGATGAGAACGACTTAATGATCATCAATAAATCAGGTATTGTTATCCGTATTGGCGTAGAATCACTTCGCGTAATGGGTCGTGCAACACAGGGTGTTCGATTGATCACCTTAAAGGACAATGACGAGATCGCATCGATCACTAAAGTTGACCACCAGGACGAAGAAGAAGAGACGCTAATTGAAGGTTCCGAAGAAAACACAACTGAAAACGATTCAAGTAGTGCTGAGAATGAAGAACAAGAATAA